Proteins co-encoded in one Candidatus Dormiibacterota bacterium genomic window:
- a CDS encoding STAS domain-containing protein: MPTEDLRIETSAENGGETLLFRLSGSLDVATSAQMKQALAQAATEGHGDVVVDLTRVEFLDSTGLGALIGAHRRALEAGGRVGLIVKEGPISRLLAITGLSRVFTLYSSLGDALGHIAAVE; encoded by the coding sequence GTGCCGACCGAGGATCTTCGTATTGAAACCAGCGCCGAGAACGGCGGGGAGACGCTGCTCTTTCGCCTCTCCGGTAGCCTCGACGTGGCAACGTCCGCCCAAATGAAACAAGCGCTAGCTCAAGCGGCGACCGAAGGCCATGGCGACGTCGTCGTCGATCTCACGCGCGTCGAGTTCCTCGACTCGACGGGCCTCGGCGCGCTCATCGGAGCCCACCGGCGCGCGCTAGAAGCAGGGGGGCGCGTCGGGCTCATCGTCAAGGAGGGTCCGATCTCGCGTCTCCTCGCGATCACCGGTCTGTCGCGCGTCTTTACGCTCTACTCGTCACTGGGTGACGCGCTCGGTCACATAGCCGCCGTCGAGTAA
- a CDS encoding (Fe-S)-binding protein, whose product MAEAVVRGFTGSDAPDAAAYDTCIRCGLCLQSCPTYLETSTETSGPRGRISLIRAVGEGQLDLLSPGFVEQMSECLDCRACEAVCPSGVQYGRLIEPARAQIRRAQAATDGLAAKAVRSLALRLLFTRLGTMRAVAAMLRVAQATGLGALASALGMRDLAALAPRIPARAFVARGQRFDVSHAQGTAFLHTGCVMHVAFPSVHEATVRMLGRGGLNVVVPSDQGCCGAIAVHAGEPDLGREMARKNIAAFERSGADVYVVNAAGCGSALKEYPAWFSRDDSWHARAERFSSRVRDAVEVLDAVELPAPTLVLDAAVTYQEPCHLAHAQRITAAPRRLLAMVPGLRLVEMRESAICCGSAGIYNLTQPAMARRLQRRKIDAIVQTGASIVATANPGCAMQVGAGLRATGSAVQVRHVVELLDGGYVTERVTQ is encoded by the coding sequence ATGGCTGAGGCGGTCGTACGGGGTTTTACCGGAAGCGACGCTCCGGACGCGGCCGCGTACGATACGTGCATCCGGTGCGGCCTCTGTCTGCAGAGCTGCCCTACCTATCTCGAAACCTCCACAGAGACTTCTGGCCCGCGCGGCCGCATCAGCCTGATTCGCGCTGTGGGCGAGGGCCAGCTCGATCTTCTCAGCCCCGGATTCGTCGAACAGATGTCCGAGTGCCTCGACTGTCGCGCGTGTGAGGCCGTCTGTCCGTCGGGCGTCCAATACGGACGATTGATCGAGCCGGCACGCGCGCAGATCCGCCGCGCGCAGGCTGCGACCGACGGACTCGCGGCGAAGGCCGTTCGGAGCCTCGCGTTGCGTCTGCTCTTTACGCGCCTCGGCACGATGCGCGCCGTCGCTGCGATGCTGCGCGTTGCGCAGGCGACCGGGCTTGGGGCGCTCGCCTCCGCCCTGGGCATGCGCGATCTCGCAGCCCTCGCGCCGCGTATACCTGCGCGCGCATTCGTTGCGCGCGGCCAACGCTTCGACGTGTCGCACGCGCAAGGCACGGCGTTTCTTCACACCGGCTGCGTGATGCACGTCGCCTTTCCGTCCGTGCACGAGGCCACGGTTCGTATGCTCGGCCGGGGAGGTTTGAACGTCGTCGTGCCGAGCGATCAAGGATGCTGCGGCGCGATCGCGGTGCACGCCGGTGAGCCCGACTTGGGACGCGAGATGGCGCGCAAAAACATCGCCGCATTCGAGCGCTCCGGCGCAGACGTCTACGTGGTGAATGCGGCGGGTTGCGGCTCGGCGCTCAAGGAGTATCCGGCATGGTTCTCGCGCGACGACTCGTGGCACGCGCGGGCGGAGCGTTTCTCATCCCGCGTTCGTGACGCCGTCGAAGTCCTCGACGCAGTGGAGCTACCTGCTCCCACGCTCGTGCTCGATGCGGCCGTCACCTATCAGGAGCCGTGCCACCTCGCACACGCCCAACGCATCACGGCCGCACCGCGCAGGCTGCTCGCTATGGTTCCCGGTCTTCGCCTCGTGGAGATGCGTGAAAGCGCAATCTGCTGCGGCAGTGCCGGCATCTACAATCTTACGCAGCCGGCGATGGCGCGCCGCCTGCAACGGCGCAAGATCGACGCGATCGTCCAAACCGGAGCGAGCATCGTCGCGACGGCGAATCCTGGATGTGCGATGCAGGTTGGCGCGGGCCTGCGCGCGACGGGCTCTGCGGTGCAGGTCCGCCACGTCGTCGAGTTACTCGACGGCGGCTATGTGACCGAGCGCGTCACCCAGTGA
- a CDS encoding citrate/2-methylcitrate synthase, with product MNDVVSAPQPMGQTGLRDAVVGDTRLSSINGEKGELIYRGIDIHDLARWSTFEEVAYLLWFDSLPSKATLDAFRANLSKRRALPQKLVAVLRELPHDGTPMDALRTAVSALGLFDPNVNDMSREAQIEKALTLTALFPSILAAYYRISQGLEPVAPDPAADTAANFLYTFTGTMPDAQAARVLDVSLILHADHGMNASTFAAIVTASTLSDMYSAVTSAIGALKGPLHGGANEGVIHNLLEIGEMAKVDDWVNRKLAAHEKIMGFGHAVYKAYDPRATELKRIAKEVGAAAGTTTWVEMTERMEQAVWNAKQLYPNVDLYSASVYYTLGIPTAYFTPVFAISRVAGWCAHVMEQYADNKLMRPRANYVGARGVKYVPLAERREDVKL from the coding sequence ATGAACGACGTGGTGAGCGCCCCACAACCCATGGGACAGACCGGCCTGCGCGACGCCGTCGTCGGCGACACGCGCCTCTCGTCGATCAACGGCGAGAAGGGCGAACTGATCTATCGCGGGATCGATATCCACGATCTCGCCCGCTGGTCGACCTTCGAGGAGGTTGCGTACCTGCTGTGGTTCGACAGCCTGCCGTCGAAGGCAACCCTGGATGCGTTCCGCGCCAATCTGAGCAAACGCCGGGCGCTCCCGCAGAAGCTCGTCGCCGTTCTTCGCGAGCTACCGCATGACGGCACGCCCATGGACGCCCTGCGCACGGCCGTCTCGGCGCTTGGGCTCTTTGACCCAAACGTCAACGACATGTCCCGCGAGGCACAAATCGAAAAGGCGCTGACGCTGACGGCGCTTTTCCCCTCGATCCTCGCCGCCTACTACAGGATCTCGCAAGGGCTCGAGCCCGTCGCTCCCGACCCTGCCGCCGATACCGCCGCGAACTTCCTCTATACGTTCACGGGAACGATGCCCGACGCGCAGGCTGCGCGCGTCCTCGATGTCTCGCTGATCCTGCACGCCGATCACGGCATGAACGCGTCGACCTTTGCGGCAATCGTGACGGCGTCGACGCTCTCGGACATGTACTCCGCCGTCACGTCGGCGATCGGCGCGCTCAAGGGTCCGCTTCACGGCGGAGCCAACGAGGGCGTCATTCATAATCTCTTGGAGATCGGCGAGATGGCGAAGGTCGACGACTGGGTGAACCGCAAGCTCGCCGCGCACGAGAAGATCATGGGCTTCGGCCATGCCGTCTACAAGGCGTACGATCCCCGCGCCACCGAACTCAAGCGCATCGCCAAAGAAGTCGGTGCCGCCGCTGGGACGACCACGTGGGTCGAGATGACCGAGCGCATGGAACAGGCGGTCTGGAATGCCAAGCAGCTCTATCCGAACGTCGATCTCTACTCCGCGTCGGTGTACTACACGCTCGGGATTCCCACGGCGTACTTCACGCCCGTCTTCGCGATCAGCCGCGTCGCCGGCTGGTGCGCGCACGTCATGGAGCAGTACGCGGACAACAAGCTCATGCGGCCGCGCGCGAACTACGTCGGGGCGCGAGGGGTGAAGTACGTCCCGCTCGCCGAGCGCCGCGAGGACGTGAAACTCTAG
- the mdh gene encoding malate dehydrogenase, with protein sequence MRKKVTIVGAGNVGATTAHWLAAKELADVVLVDVIEGVPQGKALDLLEAMPVERSDVSVVGSNDYGPTDGSDIVVITAGFPRKPGMSRDDLVRANAEIVGAATKEAVKRSPGCILIVVTNPLDAMCEVVRRVSRFPRERILGMAGVLDSARFSTFVAMELGVSVDNVQTFVLGGHGDQMVPLPRYSTVAGVPIIELLDAATIARLVERTAKGGGEIVNLLKAGSAYYAPGRSIAEMVDAILKDKHKILPCAAYLQGEYGIHDLFIGVPCRLGSVGLEKVLEIRLTSEESAALHASAEAVKSLVKALP encoded by the coding sequence ATGAGGAAAAAAGTAACGATCGTAGGCGCCGGTAACGTCGGCGCCACCACAGCGCACTGGCTCGCGGCAAAAGAGCTGGCGGACGTCGTTCTCGTCGACGTCATCGAGGGCGTTCCCCAGGGGAAGGCGCTCGATCTGCTCGAGGCGATGCCCGTCGAGAGGAGCGACGTTTCGGTCGTCGGCAGCAACGATTACGGACCGACGGACGGCTCCGATATCGTCGTCATCACGGCCGGATTTCCACGCAAGCCGGGCATGAGCCGCGACGATCTCGTCCGCGCGAACGCGGAGATCGTCGGAGCCGCCACAAAGGAGGCTGTCAAGCGCTCGCCGGGGTGCATCTTGATCGTCGTCACCAACCCGCTCGACGCCATGTGCGAGGTCGTGCGGCGCGTCAGCAGGTTTCCACGCGAGCGCATACTCGGGATGGCGGGCGTGCTCGACTCCGCTCGATTCTCTACGTTCGTCGCGATGGAGCTGGGAGTGAGCGTCGATAACGTCCAGACGTTCGTTCTCGGCGGCCACGGCGACCAGATGGTGCCGTTGCCGCGCTATTCGACGGTGGCCGGAGTGCCGATCATCGAGCTGCTCGATGCAGCGACGATCGCGCGCCTCGTGGAACGCACGGCGAAAGGCGGCGGCGAGATCGTCAATCTCCTCAAGGCGGGGAGTGCCTACTACGCACCCGGGCGTTCGATCGCTGAGATGGTCGACGCAATCCTGAAGGACAAACACAAGATTCTGCCGTGCGCCGCCTACCTGCAGGGCGAGTACGGAATCCACGACCTCTTCATCGGCGTTCCATGTCGCCTCGGATCGGTCGGCTTGGAGAAGGTTCTCGAGATCCGCCTCACGAGCGAAGAGAGCGCTGCGCTGCACGCCAGTGCCGAAGCGGTAAAATCGCTCGTGAAGGCGCTGCCGTAG